From Bacillota bacterium, the proteins below share one genomic window:
- a CDS encoding endospore germination permease, which produces MRSESGNEILGGVPAMLEEGRISAFQAMIYQISMMLATLILFTPGVAAMKARGDAWLSIFPALLLGFMAVFIATRLALRFPEQTVVEYTPRVLGAFFGKLIGFIYVFYFFFLMYYVQRQFGELMSTSYFPLTPNIVLIALLTLLAAYMVYMGLEVICRVALIWGVFVPAFFLLFALIAKDIEVGNFQPVLEHGIGPVVAGSFLPGATFTEAAVVVLILLPFIGDKRRALGAGLAAVTGVCVLFAVVLIGAIGMMGAETTGRLMFPGFTLYRRMHVEALPVLDRQDALYMAIWVGGMLLKLATFFHAGMLSLGQWLGFKSHRPLILPVGALVTALGIQAWGNVTELADFAAQGVPFFILFITIVLPVILLLAAVLRKMRDDPAAGGEKRASAPDKKA; this is translated from the coding sequence ATGAGAAGCGAGAGTGGAAATGAAATTCTGGGTGGTGTGCCAGCGATGCTTGAGGAAGGCAGGATTTCGGCGTTTCAGGCGATGATCTACCAGATCAGCATGATGCTGGCGACGCTGATCCTTTTCACGCCCGGTGTGGCGGCGATGAAGGCGCGCGGTGACGCCTGGCTTTCAATATTCCCGGCGCTTCTTCTGGGTTTTATGGCGGTGTTTATTGCAACGAGACTGGCGCTGCGCTTCCCGGAGCAGACGGTGGTGGAATACACCCCCAGGGTTCTCGGCGCTTTCTTCGGCAAGCTTATCGGCTTTATCTACGTCTTTTACTTTTTCTTTTTAATGTATTACGTCCAGCGCCAGTTCGGCGAACTTATGTCGACATCATACTTCCCCCTCACTCCCAACATCGTTTTAATCGCTCTCCTTACTCTGCTTGCCGCGTACATGGTTTACATGGGCCTGGAGGTCATCTGCCGGGTGGCGTTGATCTGGGGTGTTTTTGTCCCCGCCTTCTTCCTGCTCTTTGCGCTGATCGCCAAGGACATTGAAGTCGGCAATTTCCAGCCGGTCCTGGAACATGGGATAGGTCCGGTAGTGGCCGGGTCTTTTTTGCCCGGGGCGACCTTTACGGAGGCGGCGGTGGTGGTCCTGATACTCTTACCCTTCATCGGCGATAAGCGGCGCGCGCTGGGCGCCGGACTTGCGGCGGTCACCGGCGTTTGTGTTCTATTCGCCGTCGTGCTCATCGGCGCCATAGGTATGATGGGGGCCGAAACCACCGGGCGGCTTATGTTTCCGGGGTTTACCCTTTACCGGCGCATGCATGTCGAGGCTTTACCGGTTTTAGACAGGCAGGACGCCCTTTATATGGCGATCTGGGTGGGAGGGATGCTGCTGAAGCTCGCCACTTTCTTTCACGCGGGGATGCTCAGCCTCGGTCAGTGGCTCGGGTTCAAAAGCCACCGCCCGTTGATCCTTCCGGTAGGGGCGCTGGTGACGGCCCTCGGGATCCAGGCTTGGGGGAACGTTACCGAGCTGGCCGACTTTGCGGCGCAGGGGGTCCCTTTTTTCATCTTATTTATCACCATTGTCCTTCCAGTGATACTTCTTCTGGCAGCGGTTTTACGGAAGATGCGCGACGACCCGGCTGCAGGAGGTGAGAAGCGTGCGTCCGCGCCTGATAAAAAAGCTTAA
- a CDS encoding Maf family protein, giving the protein MKRLFLASTSPRRRALLATLGVEFEVLTASVDETMPPLPPEKAVEVLATRKAQAAAKRIPEGLIIGADTVVVHRGRVLGKPVDAAQAREMLSSLQGNGHTVFTGVAVLAMPEGAAAVGHEQTNVYFAPLGKDEINAYVATGEPLDKAGAYAAQGLGGVFIRRIEGCYFNVVGLPLNLLGDLLRGFGLNLL; this is encoded by the coding sequence ATGAAACGACTTTTTCTTGCTTCAACATCGCCCCGGCGGCGGGCGCTCCTGGCAACTCTGGGCGTCGAGTTCGAGGTCCTGACGGCGTCCGTGGATGAAACGATGCCCCCGCTCCCTCCGGAAAAGGCGGTGGAGGTTCTCGCAACACGGAAAGCGCAGGCCGCGGCCAAAAGGATACCGGAAGGCCTGATTATCGGCGCCGATACCGTGGTCGTTCACCGCGGCCGCGTTCTCGGGAAACCCGTGGACGCCGCCCAGGCCAGGGAAATGCTCTCTTCCCTTCAGGGCAACGGACACACGGTTTTTACCGGAGTGGCCGTGCTGGCGATGCCGGAGGGGGCGGCAGCGGTCGGGCATGAGCAGACAAATGTCTATTTTGCCCCCCTCGGAAAGGATGAGATTAACGCCTACGTGGCTACCGGTGAACCTCTCGACAAGGCGGGAGCTTATGCGGCGCAGGGTTTGGGCGGGGTTTTCATCCGGAGGATTGAGGGATGTTACTTTAACGTCGTTGGCCTGCCGCTCAACCTGCTTGGCGATTTGCTCAGGGGTTTCGGTTTGAACCTGCTTTAA
- a CDS encoding RidA family protein, with protein sequence MGCEERLKEMGIALPEAPRPVAAYVPFVVVNDLVFTSGQLPVADGALRYTGRVGEELTLEAGQTAARLCAVNCLAVVRAAAGSLDKVLQVVKITGYVAGAPGFYGQPQVLNGASELLESVFGAAGRHARAAVGVSALPLGAPVELEMVVRISV encoded by the coding sequence GTGGGGTGTGAGGAGCGGCTTAAGGAAATGGGGATAGCGCTGCCGGAGGCGCCGCGTCCCGTGGCGGCATACGTTCCCTTTGTCGTGGTCAACGATCTGGTCTTTACCTCGGGACAGCTTCCCGTGGCGGACGGCGCGCTGCGTTACACCGGAAGGGTGGGGGAGGAACTGACCTTGGAAGCGGGTCAGACCGCGGCGCGGCTGTGCGCCGTAAACTGCCTTGCGGTGGTGCGGGCGGCGGCGGGGAGCCTGGATAAAGTGCTGCAGGTGGTAAAAATAACCGGGTACGTGGCGGGCGCGCCGGGTTTCTACGGGCAGCCTCAAGTCCTGAACGGGGCCTCTGAGCTTTTAGAGTCGGTTTTCGGGGCGGCGGGCCGTCACGCGCGGGCGGCGGTGGGCGTCAGCGCCCTGCCGCTGGGTGCGCCCGTGGAACTGGAAATGGTGGTTAGGATATCGGTCTGA
- a CDS encoding DUF4321 domain-containing protein, whose amino-acid sequence MRTPRTSGNPWLLVALIVIGGLAGSALGDSLAGAVPFLKNASHLGFGPAIINLEFLSFTVGFSMVMGPLTVLGFIVGYLAYRRL is encoded by the coding sequence GTGAGAACGCCCAGGACTTCCGGGAACCCGTGGCTTCTGGTGGCGTTAATCGTTATCGGCGGCCTCGCGGGGAGCGCCCTCGGAGATTCTTTGGCCGGGGCTGTTCCCTTTCTGAAAAACGCCTCTCATCTGGGTTTTGGCCCGGCCATTATTAATCTGGAGTTCTTGAGTTTCACCGTCGGTTTTTCCATGGTGATGGGGCCGCTTACGGTCCTGGGTTTTATCGTGGGATACCTCGCATACAGAAGGCTATGA
- a CDS encoding spore germination protein, producing MRPRLIKKLKDLLIQSQKPRWTGRKSPMPSRPAQPEGDPDKVWEPSELEKTPVSADLEENLRLLRELLGQNTDFVIRELAIGPRKTPAAVAYFAPLVDGAKISDHVLRGLTTDCPQDLKISLASIAERAVTLAGVEEAGDLWAVSDGLLGGRAMLFVSGEDRALELRVRGYEGRAVQESSTESVVRGPRDAFVENVGRNMMLVRQRIRTPNLVLERFYFGRLTRTSVVVGYIKGLAAPDLVREVRERLERIDVDALLASNFIEEVLADNPYSPFPQALATERPDRIAAYLAEGKVMLIVDTTPFVLIVPATLPMLLQSPEDYYHPFGISTVIRWLRYLAFVVSLIVSPLYVAITTFHQEMIPFELLLNIAGAREGVPLPAALEALLMEGTFELLREAGIRLPRSVGQAISIVGALVIGQSAVTAGLVSPQMVIVVALAGISSFASPSYELAIPLRLLRFPLIFLAASLGLFGVTTGVLAIIIHLAGLRSFGVPYLSPLAPLKFNELKDVLVRAPLWAMRTRPGTSKRNWHRMAPGLKPGPPEDK from the coding sequence GTGCGTCCGCGCCTGATAAAAAAGCTTAAGGATTTATTAATTCAGTCCCAAAAACCGCGGTGGACCGGGCGCAAATCCCCGATGCCGTCCCGGCCGGCGCAACCGGAGGGCGACCCGGATAAGGTGTGGGAGCCTTCCGAACTCGAAAAAACTCCGGTTTCCGCCGACCTTGAAGAGAACCTGAGACTGCTCCGGGAGTTGCTGGGGCAGAACACGGACTTCGTGATAAGAGAGCTTGCGATAGGGCCGCGCAAAACGCCGGCGGCGGTGGCCTACTTCGCGCCGCTGGTCGACGGCGCCAAGATAAGCGACCACGTGCTGCGGGGCCTGACTACCGATTGTCCTCAGGACCTTAAGATTTCACTGGCGTCGATAGCGGAGCGCGCGGTCACGCTGGCCGGCGTCGAAGAGGCGGGCGACCTCTGGGCGGTATCGGACGGCCTGCTCGGCGGTAGAGCCATGCTGTTCGTATCCGGAGAGGACCGGGCGCTCGAACTGAGGGTCCGCGGTTACGAAGGGCGGGCGGTCCAGGAATCGTCCACCGAAAGCGTGGTGCGCGGCCCGCGGGACGCTTTCGTTGAAAACGTCGGAAGAAACATGATGCTCGTCCGGCAGCGGATAAGGACCCCGAACCTGGTGCTCGAGCGGTTCTACTTCGGGCGGCTGACCCGGACGTCGGTGGTGGTGGGCTATATAAAAGGGCTGGCGGCGCCGGACCTGGTGCGGGAGGTCCGGGAGAGGCTTGAGCGCATCGACGTGGACGCGCTTCTGGCGTCGAACTTCATTGAGGAGGTGCTCGCCGACAACCCGTATTCCCCCTTCCCGCAGGCGCTCGCCACCGAACGGCCGGACCGTATCGCCGCCTACCTTGCGGAGGGCAAGGTGATGCTGATCGTCGACACCACGCCCTTCGTGTTGATCGTTCCAGCCACGCTGCCCATGCTGCTGCAGTCGCCCGAGGACTATTACCACCCCTTCGGGATCAGCACGGTTATCCGCTGGCTCAGGTACCTGGCCTTTGTGGTTTCGCTTATCGTCTCACCCCTCTATGTCGCCATCACCACCTTCCACCAGGAGATGATCCCGTTTGAACTGCTTCTCAACATCGCGGGGGCGCGGGAAGGGGTGCCGTTGCCGGCCGCCCTGGAAGCGCTTTTGATGGAAGGGACTTTCGAGCTTCTGCGTGAGGCGGGCATCAGGCTGCCGCGGTCCGTTGGCCAGGCGATAAGCATCGTCGGGGCGCTGGTCATCGGGCAGTCGGCGGTTACGGCGGGTCTGGTGTCACCGCAGATGGTGATCGTGGTGGCGCTGGCCGGCATCTCCTCCTTCGCCTCCCCTTCCTACGAACTGGCCATTCCGCTGCGCCTCCTGCGCTTCCCGCTTATTTTCCTGGCGGCAAGCCTCGGGCTTTTCGGCGTGACCACCGGTGTTCTTGCGATAATCATTCACCTTGCGGGACTGCGCTCTTTCGGGGTGCCGTACCTTTCCCCGCTGGCGCCCCTCAAATTCAACGAGCTGAAGGATGTGCTGGTGAGGGCGCCCTTGTGGGCGATGCGCACACGGCCGGGAACGTCCAAGCGCAACTGGCACCGCATGGCGCCCGGTCTGAAACCGGGACCGCCGGAAGATAAGTAA